The Haematobia irritans isolate KBUSLIRL chromosome 1, ASM5000362v1, whole genome shotgun sequence DNA segment GTCGCAACTGTCATGTTACTAAAAAATTCGTGAATAATGAGAATGAGAATAATGAGAGATTCTTGAAGCTCGAAAAACTTAATGCCACGAAAATTGTAGTGAATTATCAAAATTCTCGTGAATCTTGTGTGACTACGATTTATAATTTCCTGAATATGCGCCAGAACACATatagtgcgtgagtaaaatgttCCTCGTGAAACTTCATTCATGCGCACACCTCTGGCCCTTACTTACGACATAAGAGAGTCCAATTACAGTTTATTTAAACGATTCCAGGCATATTCCTACTTTTTAACACGTTCCTATATGTGTTAATTTGGTATTGAGTAAACATTATCAACAGTCGTAAACAACTTATGGATTATACAAGGCATTGATGTAAAAGCGCATAATGACCGACAACCTGAATTCAAGTTGTGTTGTTACGATGATGGTTTCCAATAAAAGTGTTTGCTTGCCGAATTTTgatcttttaaatttagttcaatgatatgtacatatgtatgtatgcatTTTCAAACAACAATCCAGAGCAAAATTTTTGGGACCAACCTTCTTAATTTTGGTATTTACATGTGTAATTGACAAATCACAGAACTCAAAAGTGATATTCCATTAGAGCATTGACGGAGCTATGAAAtttctctggggggggggggggggtcaaAGTCGCTCCTCCCCAGAGTCAAAgaagaagcagagaattgaaGTAGGAATACAAACATGACACATTGAAATTGTCTCTAAACTGTTATACATGCttttaaaggttaggttaggtatagtggcagcccgatatttcaggctcacttatactattcagtccattgtgataccacaggggtgaaaatttaaatgaattagaACAAAAGGCCAATTAAATTAAGGATATATACTTTTGGCACATATATAAGTTGAAAAGGGAAATGATCCAAAGTAccaattcaaaataaattaaattaaaagagcgAAATGTTGTTCTATCACCCGATTATCTTccattttcaatcattttttgaTCCAGAAAGGTACATGGTCATACTGGATGATGAAGTGAGGAAATCGGGAAAATCAAGAAAATCGATCTTACCACCAGGATAGTTAGAAGAAAGAAAGGGTGTGCAGAAATGCGATTTTTAGCACGAATTGATTgacagcccagcaaaaaagcgtcgccaaaaaagtggtgaaaatgttctttttggatccggaagtggtgcaaaattgacgcagaagcgatgaatttaacatgggcttgtcataggacggatgactaccctttcaacagccattgcactgaatttgcatcacttcttaaggtgtgatgcattCTTACGTATATTTATCTTTCAGGTTTACCTCTCTGGATTTTAAAGTTTTTCGCcacctacactggtagaaagagcttcgttaatacgatgaattccaacgttgtattaacgaaattctttgTATGAACCCAGGTTGTTCATTGTCCGAATGAAAGACGtacgttgtatcaatgaaaacgTTATATTAATTTGAGTTTAgtcattggtagtgtattaatttttgtattaagatctttgaaatataatttaattacagtaggagccaccgtggtgcaatggttagcatgcccgccttgcatacacaaagtcgtgggttcgattcctgctacgaccgaacaccaaaaagtttttcagcggtggattatcccacctcagtaatgctggtgacatttctgagggtttcaaagcttctctaagtggtttcactggaatgtggaacgccgttcggactcggctataaaaaggaggtcccttgtcattgagcttaacatggaatcgggcagcactcagtgataagagagaagttcaccactgtggtatcacaatggactgaatagtctaagtgagcctgatacatcgggctgccacataacctaacctaacctacagtaGGAAATAACACTTCAGTAAGAATTGGgctattttctatttaattttgacGTCTTAATTCTTTGCACGGCTTCTACCTTAAAGAATGGCAATCGTATCGCCATGTCGATTTATCGCCGACACAATTTCTCCAATTTTGTGGCACGCGTTATCCATCTGATAGTTCACTTCCCCgaggcattttcactaaagattaaaaatttactctaaatttcttgcgaatatataaaataaaccaCCAATTCAACTCACCAAAgatctatgtttattattcacaatgAAACTTTAATGAGCATGTACACttgatagggtcacgaaaaaaagttgatgcggtcaccccccagttttgtagcatattcgaagacaatttcagaacaccaaaacttttttttcgtgcaccctacgaccccccgaaatacaatttattgtgctgtgtcgtcatttgaagtccgatctttttgttaagatctttataatggttatcagaaatgggcatcataggggtatacgaagcgaaataaaaaaattaaaaatcaaatttgacgtcggagtcaaaaatgaccaatgcccgaaatatagcccctgatcaaccacgatcgGACTTTAAATGACGACAcatcacaataaattgtatttcggggggtcgtagggtgcacgaaaaaaaaattttggtgttctgaaattgtcttcgaatatgctacaaaactggggggtgaccgcatcaactttttttcctttaggccgtgaccctatctaatgtacactcttcagcgaaaagaaagTAAATGTAAACACAAACGACcaaatttatgttaaaaatgttcatttttcctctgtttctacttgtactaacagcatgtagaaaaaatattgtttggaagGCCTACCACAATTATTTATAAAGTCATATGTGTTTGttctgaattgtgaccaaattgtcATAAGAAACTAAACGCTATTTGGCCTGTAATATCTGTTGAAGTgttggaaaaaatcaaaaaagaatctgaaataatataggctatagtttttatatgaataaacaTTTAATAGAGATGTACAgtaggaaaattgtctcaaaattgtgtatttttcgcttattgtcaagagatgttatgaaaatacatttagtggCCAGCAATAGGGAAAATATTAATAGCTTAGTTAGATAAGggtctctactttaaaatatcatcgagaaataaatccaaactaagtggggagttagagtttggagtcgttttcgaatgtcctctgtaGTGGACATCCGTAGTGAAAGGGTAAGGTTTGCCCACCAGACAATTTTTCAGTTCAACTTTTTAGCATTTATTTTTCAAGATCCACACACTTATTGTCATGTATACACACATTACGTATGTACACATTACACAGACGCTACAGACTTAATGTGTTGTAACCAGAGAATgatgccgacccatttttgtcggcggaggatgacactaaatttttgtctCCGGCGGCAGCggattgacggctaagccgacataaatttgtccattcggcggcggacaattattataccctaaacaacAAAGTCAGGGTGTGTAGGCGATGAGTTATCGACCTTTTCTCCGAATATTGATTATGGCatattcaaataaatatatttaaataatcctgaaaaaaaacattgaaaaggcggggaattaaataaaataatttatcaatgaGGGGgggaataaataaaaacacaattaaatttcgggtttaaaaaaaaaataaattaaaatttaatttattggcggGGGTATTCGTACCTTCGGGTATTTGAGCGAGAGAGTAAGTAAGAGAAAGTTTCGATAAGtcatttgtcattttttcaGATATCGTTATAATTCAGGGGTGTATTTTACAATTCATGAAACTTAAATCTAACAGGGTGTCAACCTGAACATCCCGCCCCCCTTGCAGGAATGCAACATAGGGGCAAGCAGGAGCTAGGGGACAATAAAAAAACGAGAATTCAATTTACAATTCAATGgacatacaaatacaaaaaacataaataaataaattcaatgggACCCAGAATGGACGTGAATCACAATCGTAGCAGGTCCACTGCCGGTGTTGGGGCTAACAGTGGAAGTGTTGACCGGATTGTGACCACAGGTGCATCGTCCGCCGGCGGCTCGAGGTTGATGCGATTCCGGATTTGTCGACATACTATTGGCTGCATTGGTGTTGCTACGAGCATCTAGCGAGCGCCTTTGGTGGGTGTCTCGTCGTGGAGTTTTCTTCATAGGTTTAGGTTTTTCCGTGGCCTTCCTAGAATTCTGGGGTCGGCTAGCGACGGCACTGGGGTGATTTTCACGCTTCCCAACAAACCTCGGGTGGAGCATCGTATGGTGCTCACCACAGCATTCCATACATCTTTCACGGCTCTTGCAATTCAAGCGTTTATGGGACTCCGCCAAGCAGTTGAAGCAAAAGCCGAGCTTCATCACTGTTCTCCGACGTTTTGCCGAATCCATCGCACGAAAACGAGGACAGAGACGAAGTACGTGAGGCTGCAAACATATCTTACACCGCACCTCACTACCCTTCTTCGTGCGTTGGGTGACGTCTTTATCTGCCTCAGGGCGTTCATTTGTGAGACGACGTGATGGGCCAGACATGTCTGGAAATACGAAAAATGGGGACAgcacacacacaaagaaaataaaatgttattaattttgtCCATCAACAGGTAGTAGTACGAGTTTGACAACGGGCCTTGTAATAGTACAATTTCCAACCCTGATGTCAACAACTCGCACTTTGTTGTCGGGGCCTAAGTAGATCTTTTCGATTCTACCTACTTTCCACTCTGGTGGAGGCAAATTATCTTTCCTGATTACTACCAGGTCACCAACGGCAAAATCTCTTTGAGGAAATTTCCACTTATTTCGCTTATGGAGTTCAACGAGATATTCCTCTTTCCACCTTTTGGCGAAAGAGTGAGAAAGGACCTTAAGTTTCTGCCATCTATTCACATAACTTAACGACTCAATTGCCGTGTCGGGCTCCGGTGGGGAGAGAAGGGCAGAACCTATAAGGAAGTGTCCTGGGGTCAAAGGAGCCAAATCGTTTGGATTATCGCTCATAGGACTAAGGGGCCTAGAATTAAGGCATGCCTCGATTCTAGCTAGCATTGTGCTGAACTCTTCAAAAGTAAACTTCTGAGCGTGAGACACTTTCTTAAGATGAGTCTTGAAACTCTTAACTCCTGCCTCCCAAAGACCACCCATATGTGGCGCACCAGggggaataaatttccattctAATAATTGGAAGGCGTTaagcgaaataagattttgcttcACTTCAGCGAGAAATCGTGCTTGGTCTCTACCAAGAACATTAGAAGCTCCTACAAAAGATGTCCCATTATCCGAAAACATCTTAGAAGGGCAGCCTCTTCGGGAGAAAAATCGGgtgaatgcagcaataaaacaaTCAGTCGACATGTCATTTGTCGCTTCCAAATGAATTGCCTTAGTCGCACAGCAGACAAACACAAGCACATATCCCTTAGTGATACGGCAACCTCTACCAATGTAGGTCTTTATATCAAAGGGGCCTGCAAAGTCGACTCCAGTGCATGTAAACGGGCGAGACAGTGTAGTTCTCTCAGGGGGAAGAGCGGCCATAATTTGGTCTACAGTTTTCTTCCGAAACAATACGCATGCACGGCAATTATGGATGATTGTCCTTACGAGATTCTTCAATCTGGGTACCCAAAATTCCAATCTCATTAATCTCAACATTAATGCATTTTCACCATGCACCGTATTCTTGTGAATGTACTCCAGGTACAATCTGGTAAACCGGGCATCATAGGGTAGAATTTTGGGGAATCTCTCGTCATAGGTGAGAGTAGGGGAACGCGCAAGTCTACCATTCATCCGCATAAATCCATCAGAATCTATAAACggattgaaattcaataaaggGCTCTTTCGAGATAACTGCGCATTGTTCTCCAGCGCCACATATTCAGGAAAATGTCGACGCTGGCAGAGGACAACAAGACGACCTTTCACAAAGTTGATCTCACCCTGTTCCAAGTTGAAGGATGAATGCGTCTGTGTCGATTTAAACTTCGGGTGTATTCGATGAAAGAATCTGAATACATATGACAAAACTCTTAGGGCTCTGGATAAATCAGAGAAACTGGCCAAAATATCCTCAGGAGGGGATAATTGGTTCAAATTGACTTGAATCGGTTTAGTTTCAAGATTCGTCATGATTCTAAACGTAGATTTTGGCCATTCGGAGCGAGGGCGACATAACCAAGCGGGACCTTTCCACCAAAGGTTATTTGTTAGAAGATCGCGCGCTGAAGAACCTCTCGAGGCTATATCAGCGGGGTTATCGTGTGACAGAACATGATGCCAGTTACTAGTACCGATTTTCGTAGAGATGTTAGCTACTCGATTCGCAACAAACGTAGGCCAGTGGCACGGGGGCTTCTGAAGCCACGACAAAACTATCGTCGAATCAGTCCAATAGAATGTCTCAATTTCTGGGAGACTCAGCTCGGAGCGAATAGTCTCAACCATATCAGCCAATAGAGTTGCACCGCAGAGCTCTAAACGGGGCAAGGATTCAACCTTGATTGGCGCTACCTTAGTTCGTGCTGCGAGCAGATGCGTGACATAATCACCAGGGGCGTTTTTAATTCGGACGTATAGTGAAGCCGCATATGCTTTCTCAGAAGCATCACAGAATGCATGAAGCTGAACTTCATGGTCTGGGCTGAAACCAACCCATCGGGGGATCTCTATCCGTTCGATTTCACTATAATCGTCCAAAAACGCAAACCATCTATTCAGAGTCATGGGTTTCAAACATTCGTCCCAATCTGTTTTGTCCTTccaaatttgttgcattataaTCTTAGCAACTATTATCTTAGGGGCCAGCCAACCTGCTGGATCGAACAATTTAGCTATCTCAGACAAAACGGCTCGTTTGGTGACGGAAGATCTAGTAGGGGCTAAAaccaacttgaaaaagaaaacatcTTTTCCAGCGTTCCAACGTAAACCCAGAGTCTTGGCGGTACTTTCATTGGAAATATTCAAAAAGTCATTATCCAATAAATATTCGGGGGGTAAATCTAACAAAAGACCCTGCACATTAGAAGTCCATTTTCTTAGATTAAACCCAGCAGAACCTAGAACTTCCATAAGTTCATCACGGCTCGTCATGGCATCATCTAAACTGTGAGCTCCTGCCAAAATGTCATCGACATACATCTGCGAACGTATTATCTCCGCAGCAGTCGGGAACTCACCCTCGACGTCATCAGCAAGTCTAAGTAGGGTCCGAATAGCAAGATATGGGGCACAGTTCACACCAAATGTGACCGTGTTCAATTCGAAATCTTGGATTATATCATCAGGGGCTAGACGGAAAACAATTCGCTGATATGACGCCTGATCGGGATGAATCAGAATTTGCCTATACATCTTCTCGATGTCGGCATTGAAGACAAATCTAAATAATCTCCATCGGAGAATCAAAACAATTAGATTTGCTTGTAGAACGGGTCCAGTATACAATACGTTATTAAGACTAACGCCATTAGAAGTGACACTGGAAGCATTAAACACCACACGTAATTTAGTGGTGGCGCTGTCAGGCTTGAAAACAGCGTGATGGGGTAAATAATACACAGTATTAGAAGAATGTACCTTATTCTCATCAATCATGGTCATATGTCCCAAATCAGCGTACTCTTGTAGTACCCTGTCATACTGAATCTTCAGCTCGGGATTTCTCATTAACCGCGACTCATTTCGCTTAAATTGAGAAATGGCATTATTCCGGGACAAACCAAGTTGCAAATCTTTGGGGTATTCACGCTTAAAAGGCAGTGAAACAACATATCGACCATTATCATTACGATAAGTCGTTCGTAGGTATAATTCCTCACACCATCTATCCACTTCTGACATAGTGCATACTTTCGGTACATCTTCGATTTCCCAAAACCTAGCAAGTTGATCATTCACCTCTATGTGGCTGTAAAATGATACCACCGACTGTAGGGGCTTGGTTTGGGAGACTTTGCCAGTCACGATCCAACCGAAAACTGATTTCTGGGCAATAAGATCACCATTAGGGTGCTTATGAACATCAGTATGCATTATCCGAGAATATATATCACCACCCAGTAAAAGGTCCATATGAGAACACTTTAGATCACACATCGTGACTTCGGGCAGATCTACGTCTAGTAGCTGTGACAATGAATAAGTAGGCAAACGACCAGTTAACTTGTCAACCACATACGCATCTGTCGACAACTCAAAAGTTGGGTCAATAGGGGAGCACAAAGAGATCCTACAAACATTAGTAGACTTCGCCGATATCGTGCCGTTTAGGCCAACAATATTCGCAGAAGTAACTGGGAATATCGGCAAAGCAAGTTTCTTTTGCAACTTTCGGGaaataaaagttgcttgcgaggCAGGATCGATCAATGCTCTAGCAGAACACTTCACGCCATGACAACACAAATCTACCACAGTAGTTCCCAAAAGAACTGTAGAAAACTGTGATGTTTCCATAGCAGTTGCAAAAGTTTGCAACGAACGGGCAGCCTCTGATGTAGAAGGAACATCGTCAGAAGCTGATCGGGCTGGATTTCCCATATCGCGGGTCATTCCAGGTCGTGAGCTCGAATCTCGACTTACTTGTGCTGAGGATTCCCTTCTATGCAAGTGAGAATGATGTTTTTGTTTGCagaagaaacatatatttgagcTCTTACAATTGCTAAAAGTGTGCGACGAAGCTAGACAATTTGTGCAACATTTGAGTCGCTTGACGGTTTCCAATCGATTGTTAACCGACATTTGAAGAAATTCTTCGCATAATCGTAGGGGATGCGATTCGGAACAAAGAGGACATTTCTGCTGAGAATTAGATGGTATAATCGTAGAGAAGCTCTTAAAACTTCTATTACCATTATTATTAGTAATTGACTTTCTCTTTGGGCTAGTAGGTTTTCTTACATAACTCGGACCAGAAGACGTCGAAATATTATGGGCGCCTTTAATGTCAAAGACGGACTCAAGGGTCTGATACCGAGCAGTCAAAAACTTATCCATTGTTTCCCATTTAGGTAGGTCAGAACTTGACCCTTGAGATTGCTCCCAATGTCCTAGGGTAACTTCAGGAAGACGGgtggaacatatgaaaacaaatataacGTCCCAATTCTTCGTATCAATGCCCAAAAGAGACAAATTAGTTATGCAGTCGCTCATAGTACGCTGCAATTGCTTAATAGAGGGGCCAGATTCCTTTAAAACGGGTGCAAGattgaataaaatcttgagttgGGCGTTTACAAGAACCCTTTTGTTCTCATAACGATCGACTAAATTTTGCCAAGCCATCTGAAAACCCTCATTAGTAATCGGACATGTTTTGATTATATCGCGGGCTTCACCTTCCGTCTTTTGCATCAGATAatacattttctgaatattACTGATATGTTCATTATCTTTATATAGGGCAGAGAACATGTCTCTGAACGTAGGCCAAGATTTATAATCACCAGAAAAAATCTCAGTATCACAAGGGGGAAGGTGAATTGGAAGGGATGAACTAGACGACTTCTTCTTCGCATTGAGCTTTTCAATTAAAGACTCAATAAGGGCTAGTCCACGCACATACGTCTTATATGTTGCGATATATTTTGCCTTAACTTTGGCAATATCATCACTAGAACCCATAGTGTCACACAATTCCTCATAAATTTCACGGAAATTCTCCCAAAGTCGAATAATTTCCTGTTTATGAATGTTGAGGCTGTGGACGGTGTGATCATCCTCCTTGAGCGAAGTCACGAACATATCCAAATCAATTAAGCGGTCTgcgcttttaatcaaattcttgATATCAGacattattattttcaataaaattcaaatttcgagtaaaaagtttaatttggtATGAAAACGGGGTTGCAGAACTCAATTCCAACAACAAACGTAAATAgggttcaaaaaattaaaaaaagttatgattttttttttattattggcaataaacaaatatttaatgcctttgaatatttttcgtaaattaaaaaatatttcaattttggtctTACCAACACCACTGTGCAACAAAACTACGTATTAGTATACGATACAATGTGCaagaatcaaaaatatttcaaacggGTGAAACTACGGGGTTAGTTCGATATCACTATTATTTATTATACGAAACAGTCACAATTGCCTTTTACTTGCAATATTTTCcaataattaatcaattaaaataattaatttgaatatttatttttcaatgtaaaataattttcaaaattatttaatgaacAACTTTTGTTCCTatcgggcccactgtgcaatgttCAGTTACAACTCACTCGAACATGCAATGCAACATGTAGTACAATTGAATGCAACACACACACGTATGTCCGTATAACAGTCAACCACACTACTTTATAAGAGAGACGGGAGTGGGGGTAATAATGCAAGCTGTTGTTTTCgtttggttgttagaaaccaaagcgtatgggcaaatgaaaatacaacaacaacacacagGCAAACGAAAGAGTGACtttgtatttattatttcttttattttattgatattcTTGCACTTTTGTTTACTTTATTTTCACCACTAATAAATGTCAACAACCTTACCTTGGTATGATGAATATTATAGGGGAAAACAATGGTGATAGCCAATAATTTAGGgggtaaaaaataccaaaataaccAATTGATTTTCGGGCTCTAAAAAGAGAAGCTCaatgataaattattttattttaaatctcggGCGGTTTAatccggttcgaaggaccaaTGAAAAGGCggggaattaaataaaataatttatcaatgaGGGGgggaataaataaaaacacaattaaatttcgggtttaaaaagataaattaaaatttaatttattggcggGGGTATTCGTACCTTCGGGTATTTGAGCGAGAGAGTAAGTAAGAGAAAGTTTCGATAAGtcatttgtcattttttcaGATATCGTTATAATTCAGGGGTGTATTTTACAATTCATGAAACTTAAATCTAACAGGGTGTCAACCTGAACAAACATCATAaattataaatcataaataataaattacaaattataaattacaaatcataaattatattacaaataataaattatatataattatcaattATGCATCATAAAATGTAATTTACCAGTTATAAAAGttataaattgtgagttataGATTATAGtctataaattgaaaattataattttaagttATACATTATAAATAAGAAGTTATCAATTATAAATCAATAATTAGCGATTATAAATTATGCATTACACgtcataaattatatattgggAATTATGGattatgatttatatttatttcttttgcattttcttaaaaagtattattgcTTTTAATAGAATATATAGCTTCCGATTCGATATATAGCTTCGATTTTAATGTTGCTAGCCGTAACCGATCCTGTCATTCATATTGACCGGTTACAGATCTCGTTTACGAAACCCTGTTATCGACCTCACAGTGGTTTCGATAAGTTTATACTCCGATGACACACTAAACACAGCTTGTGCAGACGAGAGTCTTGCTGTATACTTTTGTCACCTTTGTAAAACTCTTCTTCATCAATCTCTCGAGAAGTTAATAGTTCCGCTAAACTGAAGAAAAGAATAGCCAAGGCTAAATATCGCAAAGTTGAATAAAACTTAATTTATTCAAGTCATCCGAGGAATTTTTTCACAtttcatataagaaaatttgctgaataataaaattgataattgaaaaaatcaatatttgagTGTTTCGAGCTAAAGAACAGTTTCGACCgatttatgataaaaatttccagaaattaTCATTTATATTTGAAGCCCTTTGGCACGTGGGCGTGGACTCTTTGGAGTCCGCGACAAACAGATTGTTGCCCAATCCAATTTTACCCAATTTCGTTGTAAAGTTTGGATTAAATACCACGAGGTAAGGACAgacaaattttgcaatttgGCAAGGACACATCATATTAATTTTCTGTTCATTGACAGAAATTTCCTGCATTGTGGGGCTGTTCCATTGCCTACACAAAAATTATCTTGATTTGAAGAGGGACAGAATTTCTCATTTCCATTGGCCCAAAACTCAGTTGAAGCAACATTCATAAAATCGCCCAGCAGTTGCGAATGAAATTCTACCGAAATTCTGAAATACTTGGACGTACATTTCCCCCAACTATAGCTGATAGACCAGGGCTCCGGGACGTCTCCTTGTAACCAGTCCATGATCATCGACTTTTGTaggatataatttttatagatccgAAAGTCCGATACATCATCTGTTTGACTCCAGTTAATTACCAGCCAGTGCCTGATCTCGAAATGACCTAATTCTTCTATTGCAAAAAGAAAGAATATAtaaaacattatatttttttctttataagttCCAATtggaaaaaggaaaaaaaaaactaatttaaagTTCGATGTGAAGTAAAGGGTgttctttttcgatttttttctccCTCTTTAATTCTTATTAcgttaaacttaaacttaatttaatttaaaatattattatttttaagtttttgcaaGCAAAGTTTcacaagtaaattttaatttttaattatgtgAATTAAGTCATTTTTCCAATCACCAAAAGTTACTCATTCATAATTTTGTATGAATAAGCAACTGAAGTAAGAAAAAAAGTAATACGCAACActccaaaacaacaacaacaaaaaacattcATTAATAACTTTGCAGCCAAGAGATCCAACATCATGAGGAGGCCTCGTCATTCATCGTTGGGAGAGTAAGTCTGGTGAGTCCAATTCtcttatatgtaattataatatgatattttttttgttgtttatgagACCGAAGATTTTGTTTGGTGTATTAcctatcataaaaaaaaaataaaaaaacgcagTAAGAAAGAATGGTAGATCAAAATGAATGAAGTTTAGAAATTTTACTATTCTTTGTTTACATATTATTTTCGTATATTGATTTCAGCTTGCTTTTGTTTTGATCtacattatta contains these protein-coding regions:
- the LOC142221525 gene encoding uncharacterized protein LOC142221525 is translated as MSGPSRRLTNERPEADKDVTQRTKKGSEVRCKICLQPHVLRLCPRFRAMDSAKRRRTVMKLGFCFNCLAESHKRLNCKSRERCMECCGEHHTMLHPRFVGKRENHPSAVASRPQNSRKATEKPKPMKKTPRRDTHQRRSLDARSNTNAANSMSTNPESHQPRAAGGRCTCGHNPVNTSTVSPNTGSGPATIVIHVHSGSH
- the LOC142229876 gene encoding uncharacterized protein LOC142229876, coding for MSDIKNLIKSADRLIDLDMFVTSLKEDDHTVHSLNIHKQEIIRLWENFREIYEELCDTMGSSDDIAKVKAKYIATYKTYVRGLALIESLIEKLNAKKKSSSSSLPIHLPPCDTEIFSGDYKSWPTFRDMFSALYKDNEHISNIQKMYYLMQKTEGEARDIIKTCPITNEGFQMAWQNLVDRYENKRVLVNAQLKILFNLAPVLKESGPSIKQLQRTMSDCITNLSLLGIDTKNWDVIFVFICSTRLPEVTLGHWEQSQGSSSDLPKWETMDKFLTARYQTLESVFDIKGAHNISTSSGPSYVRKPTSPKRKSITNNNGNRSFKSFSTIIPSNSQQKCPLCSESHPLRLCEEFLQMSVNNRLETVKRLKCCTNCLASSHTFSNCKSSNICFFCKQKHHSHLHRRESSAQVSRDSSSRPGMTRDMGNPARSASDDVPSTSEAARSLQTFATAMETSQFSTVLLGTTVVDLCCHGVKCSARALIDPASQATFISRKLQKKLALPIFPVTSANIVGLNGTISAKSTNVCRISLCSPIDPTFELSTDAYVVDKLTGRLPTYSLSQLLDVDLPEVTMCDLKCSHMDLLLGGDIYSRIMHTDVHKHPNGDLIAQKSVFGWIVTGKVSQTKPLQSVVSFYSHIEVNDQLARFWEIEDVPKVCTMSEVDRWCEELYLRTTYRNDNGRYVVSLPFKREYPKDLQLGLSRNNAISQFKRNESRLMRNPELKIQYDRVLQEYADLGHMTMIDENKVHSSNTVYYLPHHAVFKPDSATTKLRVVFNASSVTSNGVSLNNVLYTGPVLQANLIVLILRWRLFRFVFNADIEKMYRQILIHPDQASYQRIVFRLAPDDIIQDFELNTVTFGVNCAPYLAIRTLLRLADDVEGEFPTAAEIIRSQMYVDDILAGAHSLDDAMTSRDELMEVLGSAGFNLRKWTSNVQGLLLDLPPEYLLDNDFLNISNESTAKTLGLRWNAGKDVFFFKLVLAPTRSSVTKRAVLSEIAKLFDPAGWLAPKIIVAKIIMQQIWKDKTDWDECLKPMTLNRWFAFLDDYSEIERIEIPRWVGFSPDHEVQLHAFCDASEKAYAASLYVRIKNAPGDYVTHLLAARTKVAPIKVESLPRLELCGATLLADMVETIRSELSLPEIETFYWTDSTIVLSWLQKPPCHWPTFVANRVANISTKIGTSNWHHVLSHDNPADIASRGSSARDLLTNNLWWKGPAWLCRPRSEWPKSTFRIMTNLETKPIQVNLNQLSPPEDILASFSDLSRALRVLSYVFRFFHRIHPKFKSTQTHSSFNLEQGEINFVKGRLVVLCQRRHFPEYVALENNAQLSRKSPLLNFNPFIDSDGFMRMNGRLARSPTLTYDERFPKILPYDARFTRLYLEYIHKNTVHGENALMLRLMRLEFWVPRLKNLVRTIIHNCRACVLFRKKTVDQIMAALPPERTTLSRPFTCTGVDFAGPFDIKTYIGRGCRITKGYVLVFVCCATKAIHLEATNDMSTDCFIAAFTRFFSRRGCPSKMFSDNGTSFVGASNVLGRDQARFLAEVKQNLISLNAFQLLEWKFIPPGAPHMGGLWEAGVKSFKTHLKKVSHAQKFTFEEFSTMLARIEACLNSRPLSPMSDNPNDLAPLTPGHFLIGSALLSPPEPDTAIESLSYVNRWQKLKVLSHSFAKRWKEEYLVELHKRNKWKFPQRDFAVGDLVVIRKDNLPPPEWKVGRIEKIYLGPDNKVRVVDIRVGNCTITRPVVKLVLLPVDGQN